From Nocardioides sp. HDW12B, the proteins below share one genomic window:
- a CDS encoding MerR family transcriptional regulator, with amino-acid sequence MKFYLREGLLPPGEPVSATRARYGEDHVDRLRLVRALVQVGGLGLDRVRAVLAVRSSDATLAASIGAAHYALASPPEASAAARARVTALVEDLGWTCDLEQTHARALAAALDGLDRAGQPMAETVVREYAEAAARVARADLGSLGERTGAQAVTYAVIGTVLSEPVLVALRRMAQEDRSRRGAAEQDGARHR; translated from the coding sequence GTGAAGTTCTACCTCCGCGAAGGACTGCTGCCGCCGGGGGAGCCGGTGAGTGCGACCCGGGCCCGCTACGGCGAGGACCACGTCGACCGGCTGCGCCTGGTGCGCGCCCTCGTCCAGGTCGGTGGCCTGGGGCTGGACCGGGTGCGCGCGGTGCTGGCGGTCCGGTCCTCCGACGCCACCCTCGCGGCGAGCATCGGGGCGGCGCACTACGCGCTCGCGAGCCCCCCGGAGGCCTCCGCCGCGGCCCGCGCCCGCGTCACCGCGCTCGTCGAGGACCTGGGCTGGACCTGCGACCTCGAGCAGACCCATGCCCGCGCCCTGGCCGCCGCACTGGACGGCCTGGACCGGGCCGGGCAGCCGATGGCGGAGACCGTGGTGCGGGAGTACGCCGAGGCTGCCGCGCGGGTGGCGCGGGCCGACCTGGGGTCGCTCGGGGAGCGGACCGGAGCGCAGGCCGTCACCTACGCCGTGATCGGCACCGTGCTGAGCGAGCCCGTCCTGGTGGCGCTGCGCCGGATGGCCCAGGAGGACCGCAGCCGGCGGGGCGCCGCAGAGCAGGATGGCGCCCGGCATCGGTGA
- a CDS encoding amidohydrolase yields MSLPADPSRAIKTAVASLVEELVEFRRDLHRHPELAWEETRTTEKVAERLARDEIGVQLLPKSGLIAEIGTGGPVVALRADLDALPVGDQTSDPWRSGTDEVAHACGHDVHTTALLGAGLALQRLDRERPLSGRVRLLFQPAEEVMPGGALEVIAAGGLEDVTHAFGLHCDPSLDVGQVGLRVGPITGAADSLSVRLTGRGGHTSRPHLTQDLTYALATLVTELPSALSRRLDPRAGASMVWGLLRAGSARNVIPATGVASGTLRMLDPVAWADAEQLVRGLIGHIVAPYGVVADVDYIRGVPPVVNEPRSTAILADAVESTLGEEGIVSTTQSLGGEDFGWYLEQVPGAMGRLGTRTPGGPTFDLHQGDLRIDERAVGIGARVLAQAASAALPRPSVDASA; encoded by the coding sequence ATGTCTCTCCCAGCCGATCCCTCCCGTGCCATCAAGACCGCCGTCGCCTCGCTCGTCGAGGAGCTGGTGGAGTTCCGTCGCGACCTCCACCGCCACCCGGAGCTGGCCTGGGAGGAGACCCGGACCACCGAGAAGGTCGCGGAGCGGCTGGCCCGCGACGAGATCGGCGTCCAGCTGCTGCCGAAGTCGGGGCTGATCGCTGAGATCGGCACCGGTGGCCCGGTCGTGGCCCTGCGCGCCGACCTCGACGCGCTCCCCGTCGGTGACCAGACCTCCGACCCCTGGCGCAGCGGCACCGACGAGGTCGCGCACGCCTGCGGCCACGACGTCCACACCACCGCCCTGCTGGGCGCGGGCCTCGCGCTGCAGCGACTCGACCGCGAGCGGCCGCTGAGCGGTCGGGTCCGCCTGCTGTTCCAGCCCGCCGAGGAGGTCATGCCCGGCGGTGCCCTCGAGGTGATCGCCGCGGGCGGGCTCGAGGACGTGACCCACGCCTTCGGCCTGCACTGCGACCCCTCCCTCGACGTCGGGCAGGTCGGCCTGAGGGTCGGCCCGATCACCGGCGCAGCCGACAGCCTCAGCGTCCGGCTCACCGGTCGCGGCGGCCACACCTCCCGGCCGCACCTGACCCAGGACCTGACCTACGCGCTGGCCACCCTCGTGACCGAGCTGCCGTCCGCGCTGAGCCGCCGCCTCGACCCCCGCGCCGGCGCGAGCATGGTCTGGGGCCTGCTGCGCGCCGGGTCCGCGCGCAACGTCATCCCCGCCACCGGGGTCGCCTCCGGGACCCTGCGGATGCTGGACCCGGTCGCCTGGGCCGACGCGGAGCAGCTGGTGCGCGGACTCATCGGCCACATCGTGGCGCCGTACGGCGTGGTGGCCGACGTCGACTACATCCGCGGCGTGCCGCCGGTCGTCAACGAGCCCCGGTCCACCGCCATCCTCGCCGACGCCGTCGAGTCGACCCTGGGTGAGGAGGGCATCGTGTCGACCACCCAGAGCCTCGGGGGCGAGGACTTCGGGTGGTACCTCGAGCAGGTCCCCGGCGCCATGGGCCGGTTGGGCACCCGTACGCCGGGGGGCCCCACCTTCGACCTGCACCAGGGCGACCTGCGCATCGACGAGCGGGCCGTCGGGATCGGCGCCCGGGTGCTGGCCCAGGCCGCGTCCGCCGCCCTTCCCCGACCGTCCGTCGACGCCTCAGCCTGA
- the meaB gene encoding methylmalonyl Co-A mutase-associated GTPase MeaB: MPSPRKPVDVPALARDLRAGDRAALARAITLVESTRPDHRLATRELMADLGATAAERLVPRVGISGVPGVGKSTFIESLGSHLLEAGLRIGVLAVDPSSIRTGGSVLGDKTRMATLAADPRAFVRPSPSAGTLGGVAKATAQAMTVLEAAGFDLVLVETVGVGQSEVTVAGMVDTFLFLTLARTGDQLQGIKKGILEIADVIAVNKADDREAETRGAAKELAGALHFVHRGGDGWVPPVLTCSGLTGDGVPEVWEKVQAHRDALGADGLRDKRARQQLDFTWSLVRDELEQRLRTSPGVRAVREEVHVEVRAGRLPATAAADRFLAAFDADRADPADPGPTGH; encoded by the coding sequence GTGCCGTCCCCGAGGAAGCCCGTCGACGTCCCCGCCCTGGCCCGGGACCTGCGCGCCGGCGACCGTGCCGCCCTGGCCCGCGCCATCACCCTGGTCGAGTCGACCCGCCCCGACCACCGGCTCGCGACCCGGGAGCTGATGGCCGACCTCGGCGCGACCGCCGCGGAGCGCCTGGTGCCCCGGGTCGGGATCTCCGGCGTCCCCGGCGTCGGGAAGTCCACGTTCATCGAGTCCCTCGGCAGCCACCTGCTGGAGGCAGGGCTGCGCATCGGCGTGCTGGCCGTCGACCCCTCCTCGATCCGCACCGGGGGCTCGGTGCTGGGGGACAAGACCCGGATGGCCACTCTCGCCGCGGACCCGCGCGCCTTCGTGCGGCCCTCGCCGTCCGCCGGGACCCTCGGCGGCGTCGCCAAGGCGACCGCGCAGGCGATGACCGTGCTCGAGGCGGCCGGCTTCGACCTGGTCCTGGTCGAGACGGTCGGGGTGGGCCAGTCGGAGGTGACGGTGGCCGGCATGGTCGACACCTTCCTGTTCCTCACCCTCGCCCGCACCGGCGACCAGCTGCAGGGCATCAAGAAGGGCATCCTCGAGATCGCCGACGTCATCGCCGTCAACAAGGCCGACGACCGGGAGGCCGAGACCCGCGGCGCGGCCAAGGAGCTGGCCGGCGCCCTGCACTTCGTCCACCGCGGCGGTGACGGGTGGGTGCCGCCCGTGCTGACGTGCTCGGGCCTGACCGGGGACGGCGTGCCCGAGGTCTGGGAGAAGGTGCAGGCGCACCGCGACGCCCTCGGGGCCGACGGACTGCGCGACAAGCGCGCCCGCCAGCAGCTCGACTTCACCTGGTCGCTGGTGCGCGACGAGCTCGAGCAGCGGCTGCGGACCTCCCCGGGCGTCCGTGCGGTGCGCGAGGAGGTCCACGTGGAGGTGCGGGCCGGACGGCTGCCCGCGACCGCCGCGGCCGACCGGTTCCTGGCCGCCTTCGACGCCGACCGCGCGGACCCGGCCGACCCGGGCCCGACGGGGCACTAA
- a CDS encoding metalloregulator ArsR/SmtB family transcription factor: protein MTSRDVSYEPDRLFHALADATRRDILRRTLVRELSVSALAQDYPMSFAAVQKHVAVLESAGAVTKRRRGREKLVRAEIGAVRAADLVLDELAARWQDRLDRIDDLFSPEVDPPQAPPTKGQHP, encoded by the coding sequence GTGACCAGCCGCGACGTCTCCTACGAGCCGGACCGGCTGTTCCACGCCCTGGCCGACGCCACCCGACGCGACATCCTGCGGCGCACCCTGGTGCGCGAGCTGTCCGTCTCGGCGCTGGCGCAGGACTACCCGATGTCGTTCGCGGCGGTGCAGAAGCACGTGGCGGTGCTCGAGAGCGCCGGCGCGGTGACGAAGCGACGCCGCGGGCGCGAGAAGCTCGTGCGCGCCGAGATCGGCGCGGTGCGCGCCGCCGACCTGGTCCTCGACGAGCTCGCTGCTCGGTGGCAGGACCGGCTGGACCGCATCGACGACCTCTTCTCCCCGGAGGTCGACCCTCCTCAGGCACCACCGACGAAAGGACAGCACCCATGA
- a CDS encoding methylmalonyl-CoA mutase family protein translates to MEHLSLLAGGDEHTRATREQWEKAAADVLRKAGRLKDDDPDDLVWSRLTRTTLDGIDVLPLGLREHLDGLAPTGEPGEAPYTRGSALSRPDQGWDVRVHLADPDAKQAAADALTDLENGATSLWLRLGRGGLAVADLPTVLEKVYVDLAPVVLDCPRDPVGAAEAFAAILAEREVAPAPGTVLAVDPWSAAANGFSGHPHRDDDVLPRLVELAREHGARITIDASWVHEAGGHDAHELGWSLAAGAAFLRRATGDLGLSVPEAADLLEFRYAVTDEQFLSIAKLRAARRLWARVLELSGAPDAPGQVQHAVTGRAMLTKYDPWVNMLRGTVAAFAAGVGGAASVTVMPFDTALGVPDALGRRVARNTSSLLIHEAHVARVTDPAGGSYAVEKLTDDLARRGWEELQKLEADGGAEAALDQPGGLYDRIKDEAMQPRRRQVATRKRAVTGVSEFPNLHEELPERRPVEEGHGPDRYALDFETLRDDPASTPVFLATMGPVAQHTARATFAANLLAAGGVDTVSAGPTTTAEDVVSAFRQSGDTGPATPVVCLCGTDTAYAEWGADLVAELREAGASHVVLAGKPGEKTVPEDTVDSHCAVGIDALAFLHAVREELTR, encoded by the coding sequence ATGGAGCACCTGTCACTCCTCGCCGGCGGCGACGAGCACACGAGGGCCACGCGCGAGCAGTGGGAGAAGGCCGCGGCGGACGTCCTGCGCAAGGCGGGTCGTCTGAAGGACGACGACCCCGACGACCTGGTGTGGAGCAGGCTGACGCGCACCACGCTGGACGGCATCGACGTCCTGCCCCTGGGTCTGCGCGAGCACCTCGACGGGCTGGCCCCGACCGGGGAGCCGGGCGAGGCGCCGTACACGCGGGGGAGCGCGCTCTCGCGCCCCGACCAGGGCTGGGACGTGCGCGTCCACCTCGCCGACCCCGACGCGAAGCAGGCCGCGGCCGACGCCCTGACCGACCTCGAGAACGGCGCCACCAGCCTCTGGCTGCGGCTGGGCCGCGGCGGCCTCGCGGTCGCCGACCTGCCGACGGTGCTGGAGAAGGTGTACGTCGACCTCGCTCCGGTCGTCCTGGACTGCCCCCGGGACCCGGTCGGGGCGGCCGAGGCGTTCGCCGCGATCCTCGCCGAGCGTGAGGTCGCGCCGGCTCCCGGCACCGTCCTGGCCGTCGACCCCTGGAGCGCCGCGGCGAACGGCTTCAGCGGCCACCCGCACCGTGACGACGACGTGCTGCCGCGCCTGGTCGAGCTCGCCCGCGAGCACGGCGCCCGCATCACGATCGACGCCTCCTGGGTGCACGAGGCCGGCGGCCACGACGCCCACGAGCTCGGCTGGTCGCTGGCCGCGGGCGCGGCGTTCCTGCGTCGGGCCACCGGGGACCTCGGGCTGTCGGTGCCCGAGGCCGCGGACCTGCTGGAGTTCCGCTACGCCGTCACCGACGAGCAGTTCCTCTCCATCGCCAAGCTCCGCGCCGCCCGTCGCCTCTGGGCCCGGGTGCTGGAGCTCTCCGGGGCCCCGGACGCCCCCGGCCAGGTGCAGCACGCCGTCACCGGCCGCGCCATGCTCACGAAGTACGACCCCTGGGTGAACATGCTGCGCGGCACGGTCGCGGCGTTCGCCGCCGGCGTCGGCGGCGCCGCCTCGGTCACGGTGATGCCCTTCGACACCGCGCTCGGCGTCCCTGACGCCCTCGGTCGACGCGTCGCCCGCAACACCTCCTCGCTGCTGATCCACGAGGCCCACGTCGCCCGGGTCACCGACCCCGCCGGCGGTTCGTACGCCGTGGAGAAGCTGACCGACGACCTCGCCCGCCGCGGCTGGGAGGAGCTGCAGAAGCTCGAGGCCGACGGCGGCGCCGAGGCCGCCCTCGACCAGCCCGGCGGCCTCTACGACCGCATCAAGGACGAGGCGATGCAGCCCCGACGCCGCCAGGTCGCCACCCGGAAGCGCGCCGTCACCGGCGTCAGCGAGTTCCCGAACCTCCACGAGGAGCTTCCCGAGCGCCGCCCCGTCGAGGAGGGACACGGCCCGGACCGCTACGCCCTCGACTTCGAGACCCTGCGCGACGACCCGGCCAGCACGCCCGTCTTCCTGGCCACCATGGGCCCGGTGGCCCAGCACACCGCTCGCGCCACCTTCGCCGCCAACCTGCTGGCCGCCGGCGGCGTCGACACCGTCTCCGCCGGTCCCACCACCACCGCCGAGGACGTCGTCTCCGCCTTCCGGCAGTCCGGTGACACCGGCCCCGCCACCCCGGTCGTCTGCCTCTGCGGCACCGACACGGCGTACGCCGAGTGGGGCGCCGACCTGGTCGCCGAGCTCCGCGAGGCCGGTGCCAGCCACGTCGTCCTCGCCGGCAAGCCCGGCGAGAAGACAGTCCCCGAGGACACGGTCGACTCCCACTGCGCCGTCGGCATCGACGCCCTCGCCTTCCTCCACGCCGTCCGAGAGGAGCTCACCCGATGA
- the scpA gene encoding methylmalonyl-CoA mutase, whose translation MSVPASFADLPLVSTSSTDGGDQSAPGEVSTGSTTDTPETTETADPLLQTTEAEDGQPAWMSPEGIPVKALYTAADLEGLDGLDTLPGLSPFLRGPYPTMYTTQPWTVRQYAGFSTAEESNAFYRRNLKAGQKGLSVAFDLATHRGYDSDHPRVKGDVGMAGVAIDSIYDARTLFDGIPLDQMSVSMTMNGAVLPVMALYIAAAEEQGVKPEQLAGTIQNDILKEFMVRNTYIYPPQPSMRIISDIFAFTAQRMPRFNSISISGYHMQEAGATCDLELAYTLADGVEYIRAGLDAGLEIDKFAPRLSFFWAIGMNFFMEVAKMRAARALWARLVTQFDPQNPKSLSLRTHSQTSGWSLTAQDVFNNASRTCIEAMAATQGHTQSLHTNALDEAIALPTDFSARIARNTQLLLQQESGTTGTIDPWAGSYYVERLTQDLAEKAWAHITEAEEAGGMAAAIEKGIPKMRIEEAAARTQARIDSGAQKVIGVNTYRLPSEDALDVLRVDNAAVYSSQVAKLERLRAERDEDAVRRALAGLTESAEKGARGQGSLEGNLLALAVEAAHAKATVGEISDALEKVYGRHRATIRTISGVYRSEAGSSNEAVTKVLEATEKFAEDEGRRPRILVAKMGQDGHDRGQKVVVTAFADLGFDVDVGPLFSTPEEVAQQAVDADVHIVGVNSLAAGHLTLVPALKKALADLGREDVMIVVGGVIPPDDVQPLRDMGAAAVFPPGTVIADAALDLLRQLSSALGHPA comes from the coding sequence ATGAGCGTCCCCGCCTCCTTCGCCGACCTCCCCCTGGTCTCGACGAGCTCGACCGACGGGGGTGACCAGAGCGCGCCCGGTGAGGTCTCGACAGGCTCGACCACCGACACCCCCGAGACCACCGAGACCGCCGACCCGCTGCTGCAGACCACCGAGGCCGAGGACGGCCAGCCGGCGTGGATGTCCCCCGAGGGCATCCCGGTCAAGGCGCTCTACACCGCGGCCGACCTCGAGGGCCTCGACGGCCTCGACACCCTCCCCGGCCTGAGCCCGTTCCTGCGCGGGCCCTACCCGACGATGTACACGACGCAGCCCTGGACGGTCCGCCAGTACGCCGGTTTCTCGACCGCCGAGGAGTCCAACGCGTTCTACCGCCGCAACCTCAAGGCCGGCCAGAAGGGGCTGAGCGTCGCGTTCGACCTGGCGACGCACCGCGGCTACGACTCCGACCACCCGCGGGTGAAGGGCGACGTCGGGATGGCGGGGGTGGCGATCGACTCGATCTACGACGCCCGCACGCTGTTCGACGGCATCCCGCTGGACCAGATGAGCGTGTCGATGACGATGAACGGCGCCGTGCTGCCGGTCATGGCGCTCTACATCGCGGCGGCGGAGGAGCAGGGGGTGAAGCCGGAGCAGCTCGCGGGGACGATCCAGAACGACATCCTCAAGGAGTTCATGGTCCGCAACACTTACATCTACCCGCCGCAGCCGAGCATGCGGATCATCAGCGACATCTTCGCGTTCACGGCGCAGAGGATGCCGCGGTTCAACTCGATCTCGATCTCCGGCTACCACATGCAGGAGGCCGGGGCGACCTGCGACCTGGAGCTCGCGTACACGCTGGCCGACGGAGTGGAGTACATCCGCGCAGGTCTCGACGCCGGTCTCGAGATCGACAAGTTCGCTCCCCGGCTGAGCTTCTTCTGGGCCATCGGGATGAACTTCTTCATGGAGGTCGCCAAGATGCGCGCGGCCCGGGCGCTGTGGGCGCGGCTGGTGACGCAGTTCGACCCGCAGAACCCGAAGTCGCTGTCGCTGCGCACGCACAGCCAGACGTCGGGCTGGTCGCTGACGGCGCAGGACGTGTTCAACAACGCCTCGCGCACCTGCATCGAGGCGATGGCTGCGACCCAGGGGCACACCCAGAGCCTGCACACCAACGCCCTCGACGAGGCGATCGCGCTGCCGACGGACTTCTCGGCGCGCATCGCCCGCAACACCCAGCTGCTGCTGCAGCAGGAGTCGGGGACCACCGGCACGATCGACCCGTGGGCGGGCTCCTACTACGTGGAGCGGCTGACCCAGGACCTGGCCGAGAAGGCGTGGGCGCACATCACCGAGGCCGAGGAGGCCGGCGGGATGGCGGCGGCCATCGAGAAGGGCATCCCCAAGATGCGCATCGAGGAGGCGGCCGCCCGCACCCAGGCGCGCATCGACTCGGGCGCGCAGAAGGTGATCGGCGTCAACACCTACCGGCTGCCGAGCGAGGACGCCCTCGACGTGCTGCGCGTCGACAACGCCGCGGTGTACTCCTCCCAGGTCGCCAAGCTGGAGCGGCTGCGCGCCGAGCGCGACGAGGACGCCGTACGCCGGGCGCTGGCCGGCCTGACCGAGTCGGCCGAGAAGGGGGCCCGGGGACAGGGCTCCCTGGAGGGCAACCTGCTCGCGCTGGCGGTCGAGGCGGCGCACGCCAAGGCGACGGTGGGGGAGATCTCGGACGCGCTCGAGAAGGTCTACGGGCGGCACCGGGCGACGATCCGTACCATCTCCGGGGTGTACCGCTCCGAGGCCGGCTCCTCCAACGAGGCCGTGACGAAGGTGCTGGAGGCGACCGAGAAGTTCGCCGAGGACGAGGGGCGTCGCCCTCGCATCCTGGTGGCGAAGATGGGCCAGGACGGCCACGACCGGGGGCAGAAGGTCGTGGTCACGGCCTTCGCCGACCTCGGCTTCGACGTCGACGTGGGTCCGCTGTTCTCCACGCCGGAGGAGGTCGCCCAGCAGGCGGTCGACGCCGACGTGCACATCGTCGGGGTGAACTCGCTCGCCGCCGGCCACCTGACGCTCGTGCCGGCGCTCAAGAAGGCGCTGGCCGACCTCGGCCGCGAGGACGTGATGATCGTGGTCGGCGGCGTGATCCCGCCCGACGACGTGCAGCCGCTGCGCGACATGGGCGCCGCCGCTGTCTTCCCCCCGGGCACGGTGATCGCGGACGCCGCCCTCGACCTGCTGCGCCAGCTGTCCTCGGCGCTGGGCCACCCGGCCTGA
- a CDS encoding penicillin acylase family protein, with translation MAEAPAGATTRRGAHGIPHVVAGSLLAVAREQGRAVVEDRLWQVTWSRLKAEGRTAELVGPPGLPWDRFARRAGVADVAQQANAALGPESRAFVAAYVDGVNEALAAGPTCAELEEVGHRAEAWPAWMPLAVFAAHHVLFGTFPGKLWRRHLRATVGDDVAGLFRHEGLGPGSNSWVVGGQRTAGGFPMIGGDPHRGFELPNGYQQVRLTSTDPDDAFDVAGFTFPGVPGVQHFAHAGAVAWGITNATADYQDVYVEELERRAGKVLARTADGWVEVTSRLETVHVAGHDPETVEVVETPAGRVVQGEPGGTAYSLRTPSYALGDLGFEALVPLLRARSVADVERALEHWVEPVNNLLVADRAGTVRQRVVGRVPLRHDANRTEPVPAWDRAHRWNGWVTLPPHDVAPDGHLATANHRMYDDFERIGRDFAPPGRARRIEALLEGRDGLTRDDFAAIHADVLAGQPAALHRALAELSGLDGPAEQLRRRLVAWDQRFTADSTEGTAYVDVRTRLVSELARTPTLARLSEHEADPLLAPWFDVPTELWLSLPHVLSPCGRALLPEVDAALAEALAHVAGRPAEPWHRRHVYAPYHPLGRELPDAPGLAGDNDCVRCAGARPGSDLVLRGSVARYVWDLAGLEGSGWVVPLGADGDPRSAHHHDQLGTWVDGRLVPVGDPASDLSQPVVGGSGGS, from the coding sequence GTGGCTGAGGCACCGGCCGGGGCCACCACCCGCCGCGGCGCCCACGGCATCCCGCACGTCGTCGCGGGCTCGCTCCTCGCGGTCGCGCGCGAGCAGGGCCGCGCCGTGGTCGAGGACCGCCTGTGGCAGGTCACCTGGTCGCGCCTCAAGGCGGAGGGCCGCACGGCCGAGCTCGTCGGTCCGCCCGGGCTGCCGTGGGACCGCTTCGCGCGCCGCGCCGGGGTCGCCGACGTCGCGCAGCAGGCGAACGCCGCGCTGGGTCCCGAGTCGCGCGCCTTCGTCGCGGCGTACGTCGACGGGGTGAACGAGGCGCTCGCCGCCGGACCCACCTGCGCCGAGCTGGAGGAGGTGGGCCACCGCGCGGAGGCCTGGCCCGCGTGGATGCCGCTGGCCGTCTTCGCCGCCCACCACGTCCTGTTCGGCACGTTCCCCGGCAAGCTGTGGCGCCGGCACCTGCGCGCGACCGTCGGCGACGACGTGGCCGGGCTCTTCCGCCACGAGGGCCTCGGGCCCGGCAGCAACTCCTGGGTGGTCGGCGGGCAGCGGACGGCCGGCGGGTTCCCGATGATCGGCGGCGACCCGCATCGCGGCTTCGAGCTCCCCAACGGCTACCAGCAGGTGCGGCTGACGAGCACCGACCCCGACGACGCCTTCGACGTCGCCGGCTTCACCTTCCCCGGCGTCCCGGGCGTGCAGCACTTCGCCCACGCCGGCGCGGTGGCGTGGGGCATCACCAATGCCACGGCGGACTACCAGGACGTGTACGTCGAGGAGCTCGAGCGGCGGGCCGGGAAGGTCCTCGCGCGGACCGCGGACGGCTGGGTGGAGGTGACCAGCCGGCTGGAGACCGTCCACGTGGCCGGTCACGACCCCGAGACGGTCGAGGTCGTCGAGACCCCCGCGGGCCGGGTGGTCCAGGGCGAGCCGGGCGGGACGGCGTACAGCCTGAGGACGCCGTCGTACGCCCTCGGCGACCTCGGCTTCGAGGCGCTGGTGCCGCTGCTGCGCGCCCGCAGCGTCGCCGACGTGGAGCGGGCGCTCGAGCACTGGGTCGAGCCGGTCAACAACCTGCTGGTCGCGGACCGCGCGGGCACCGTGCGCCAACGCGTGGTGGGGCGGGTGCCGCTGCGGCACGACGCGAACCGGACCGAGCCCGTCCCGGCCTGGGACCGCGCGCACCGCTGGAACGGCTGGGTCACGCTGCCGCCGCACGACGTGGCGCCGGACGGGCACCTCGCCACCGCCAACCACCGGATGTACGACGACTTCGAGCGGATCGGGCGCGACTTCGCACCACCCGGCCGGGCGCGACGCATCGAGGCCCTGCTCGAGGGGCGGGACGGCCTCACCCGCGACGACTTCGCGGCGATCCATGCCGACGTGCTGGCCGGGCAACCGGCGGCCCTGCACCGGGCCCTCGCCGAGCTGTCCGGGCTGGACGGCCCTGCCGAGCAGCTGCGCCGGCGCCTGGTCGCCTGGGACCAGCGGTTCACCGCCGACAGCACCGAGGGGACGGCGTACGTCGACGTCCGGACGCGGCTGGTCAGCGAGCTGGCCCGGACACCGACCCTGGCCCGGCTCTCCGAGCACGAGGCCGACCCGCTCCTGGCGCCCTGGTTCGACGTGCCGACCGAGCTGTGGCTGAGCCTCCCGCACGTGCTGTCGCCGTGCGGTCGCGCCCTGCTGCCCGAGGTCGACGCGGCCCTGGCCGAGGCGCTCGCGCACGTCGCCGGCCGGCCGGCCGAGCCGTGGCACCGGCGCCACGTCTACGCGCCCTACCACCCGCTCGGCCGGGAGCTGCCCGACGCCCCGGGGCTCGCGGGCGACAACGACTGCGTCCGCTGCGCCGGCGCCCGCCCCGGCTCGGACCTGGTGCTGCGGGGCTCGGTGGCGCGCTACGTCTGGGACCTGGCCGGGCTGGAGGGCAGCGGCTGGGTGGTGCCGCTCGGGGCGGACGGCGACCCCCGCTCGGCGCACCACCACGACCAGCTCGGGACGTGGGTCGACGGCCGCCTGGTCCCGGTCGGGGACCCGGCGTCGGACTTGTCACAACCAGTGGTCGGTGGGTCGGGCGGCTCCTAG
- a CDS encoding SRPBCC domain-containing protein, translated as MTVIDTTKDVDALTVTLTARFDAPPERVWQVWEDPRLLERWWGPPTYPATVLEHDLSPGGRVHYLMTGPGGDQHHGWWRVHEVAAPERLVFEDGFADENGTPTEDGLVTRAEVALRAEQGGTVMTVTSTFPSAEVMEQMSAMGMIEGITEAMNQIDGLLAA; from the coding sequence ATGACCGTCATCGACACCACCAAGGACGTCGACGCCCTGACCGTCACGCTCACCGCGCGCTTCGACGCCCCGCCGGAGCGGGTCTGGCAGGTCTGGGAGGACCCGCGCCTGCTGGAGCGCTGGTGGGGACCCCCGACCTACCCCGCCACCGTCCTCGAGCACGACCTGTCCCCCGGCGGTCGCGTGCACTACCTGATGACCGGCCCGGGCGGCGACCAGCACCACGGCTGGTGGCGCGTGCACGAGGTCGCAGCGCCCGAGCGCCTCGTCTTCGAGGACGGGTTCGCCGACGAGAACGGCACCCCGACCGAGGACGGCCTCGTGACGCGGGCCGAGGTCGCCCTGCGCGCCGAGCAGGGCGGGACGGTCATGACCGTCACGTCCACCTTCCCCTCGGCCGAGGTCATGGAGCAGATGAGCGCCATGGGCATGATCGAGGGCATCACCGAGGCCATGAACCAGATCGACGGCCTCCTGGCCGCCTGA